The stretch of DNA TGGTTTACATcttggctattccatttctgatctagcatTCTGCTaaggagtctgggaaagcagtggaagatggtttgaGCTGCTGCCACTCAtaagggagacttggatggagttccaaactcctggcttcaacctggtaccactggctattgcagtcatttcaaatacctaaataatttttttcaaaactctTAATTTAAAATCTTGGACAGGCTTTCTTCTCAGTGGTTGAGAAGCCATACTGGATGCCCATAAACCAACCACCTTTTGTAGACTACCCGTTGATGCAGCTGATGATGATCGAATACTTTGGTCCCTGCTTTCAAAATGACAATCTTGGAACAATTTTACAAGAAAGAGCTTATTTGtgtatgttttctgttttaagtcacttcctgtatgggtgctgcatGACAATGACGACTCTGGACCTAGGATGCTGGAAAGACAGAGCCTGTGTAGGCCATGTGCTGTTAGTTCTCGGGCTCTGAGAAGGATACAAGAGGCTAATAATCTGTCCTTCATGCTGGACAAAAGCTGTAGAAACACACATTGAATGAAAGCAAGATGGCATCAAGATCCTGAATGCTTTGCCGATCACTGGAATATTAACACTGCTTTATTTTCAGACTTTTTCTGTACTTGGCCTCTGTCATTATCCTTGTTAATAGCGCACAGGTGGATCTCCATCCGTGTCTGCATTACAAGGCAACTACCAGCAAGGCAGCACTGACcagctccttccctctgtgttccTGTTAAGTGTTAAAGAACTTAAGAATACCAATGGCAATTCTCAGATTTATTCTCAGAAGGCCTTTCTGTCTTCATATGTGGCTTTTGAAATTTTCTCAACCAAGATATTTTACAGTCTGGAATCTAGAAGACATTGGTTAATAAAATATTACCTGATAACTTCCAAATAATTCTCTCATCTGATTGGAACCTTTTTTTCAATCAAACTTACTTATAACATACAAAAGTATGATTTTATTCTCACTTGGTCTGAGGATAGTATAACTCCTTTCAGGTCCCAAACCATTCAGCCCAAAGGCTGGGCATTCATGGGGAGGGACAATCTGTGCAGACGTTTCCTGAAGTCAATATTCATCATTAAATGGATATTCAGGATGATCTTGCCACCTGTCAAAATAACCACCAGAGGGAAAATTCATTCTAAAAATCACACAACTGTATAAATTACTCAAGTCGTTGGATAATTTCACTCACCACTCTCCCAGtcccactcattcattcattcccttgTTTCTCACTCTCCTTTGTTCTTCCTAAGTCAGTGGTTTTTCTCATACCTTAGAAaaatagctctgtgtgtgtgtgtgtgtgtgtgtgtgtgtcagtgtctaTATGTAAGGTTATGGGAAACCTGGTGCCCCacatgaatattttattaaaaacaatgaacTCAGAGGCTAGTCATGGCTGCCTGTGTTTTCAGGACAATTCTCAGCTCCTCCCTCCACACCTCTCTGGACCCTGCATCCCTCCCTCAAAATGAACTGCATGAGCTCTTCCAAACTCTTCTCATCAGAAATGCTTGCTGTCCCCTCTCACTACACCTTGTGAGTGTGTAAAACTTTGAGATCTACAAAGGGAATGACCAGTAAAGTGTTCATTACTGTTGATAGTGATGATGATGAACCTGTGCCTGAAATAACAATGTTGAGATAGGTTATAAAAGGTCTGCAGGGTCTGACCCTGTCATGATTCAGTTCTTTCCAAGTTACCATtaactttaaattaaaatataaagtaaaaaaagcTCCCCCATGTTGATGACCAgctgaatgaaaaaagaaaaagcaccgCTGAATGATAGTCTGTTGACTCATGAGGTTGAATACTTTTCCCTCTGGCTGATTTTCTAGTTAATCCTGAACAACTGGCTATTCTTCCCCAGTTTTGCAAGAATTGGTATTATATATGTGAAAGGTCAAACTGAATCATGTCACAAATGTCCATAAAATTATTGACACAGTGATTGAATAATCACATTTCACTagtctattttttatttaatcaTATCTATTTGAAGGAAACTGTCACAATCactgaaatgcattttttctAACTGAATTTTTGGTTCAACCTCTTAAAAATCCCTTCATTGTGGACATACCTCAACCACCCAGTTAGATTTAACATTTGGAACACGCTGCTACAATCCTTGCACCTGTGCCTTCTGTTGACACACGGGTCTGGGTGCATGACAGTCCTGTTGGTAGATGCCTAACAATCCAATACCTTGGGGGCGGTGTCCCCTCAATGATCCCCAACTACTTACATGAGCATTTCCACATATCGGACATTTTTATTCAAGGCTTCAATGTCCTTCATCTCATCTTCAGTAAGACGAAAGTCAAAGATCTGGAACaaccaaaataaaagaacattcttggaggtggaagatgggTTAAGCTTGaggtgagggagtgtgggacagCTGTGGGAGCCCTCCACAGGTATAGGAGCATCTCTGTGCATGCCTGAGAAGGGTGGGGCTGCTTCTGGAGACACCACCGGAAGTGGGGCTGGATGCTCTTTTTAGCTCTGCATGCTTGAGATAGTTGCTGAGGATATTTTGTAAGATATTCCAAATGCTCTCTCAAATAACAAATGTTCAGGAATTTTACTGACATTCCAGAAGTAgaagatttcttattttttctgtgtAAGACGCTCACCTTGGGGTCCAGTGGGAATGCTAGGATTTCAGAACAGAGCGCCAgtccaagtgctggctgctctgttttctgtgTAGCTCGCTGCTACTGcaaaaggaaaagcagcaaagatggccagagtgcttgggcctctaccacctgcagggagccccagactcctggcttccagctagCCGAGTGTTGTGGCttttctggggaatgaatcattaaatCCTCTCCACAGCCTATCACCTTCACTTTCAATGAAggaaatttaatcttttttttttttaattgctccattttttattttggaCTGCTACTTTCTTTTGCTCTTTTAATTCCTATTTTgtaaatttgattatttttccaaactttattttttatatcgTGAAATACTTTCTCACATGGCTTCAATGTCTTGTCTACCTTTTTATTTTAACAGCATAatcatagttttatttttctttatattcacaTACTTTGTGCatactgcatttttaaatgtattattgatTTATAAAGTTTAACTATGAGTAGTATTTGACAGCAGTATACAGAGAAATATGGAGTTAAATGGGAAATCCCACACTTGCAGGTAGGTAAGGTGGAGCACAACCATGATGGTGTTGTACCCGAGCTTCATGGGGCCAAAACCTCCCCAAACTCAGATCGCTTCACACTTCATCTTGTGGACCTTTTTATCTGCCTGTTCCTTTCTGTTTCggaatacctttttaaaataaatgagcacatattttaataaatatttattatttatttgaaaagcacagcaaGATAGGGTTGgggagagcaagaaagaaagagcTGCTAaacagtggttcactccctaaaagaccACAAGAGCCACatttgggccaagtcaaagccaagagcagggactgcatcctggtATTACACATGGATGGCACTTGggacatcatttgctgcttttccaagtgcaggagcagaaagctgggtgggaagcagagcagccaagactgaaacAGACACGACAATATAGGATGCCAAACTCAAGTGACAACTAACCTGCTGTACTACAATGCCAGCAAAACAAGTACACAgcttttaaaatgcaagttcctTTTATCTTTCCCACCAGCTTACTTCCCTTCACAGGTGTTCCTCCCACACattaaaacaagaagaagaaaatacagtACTTCTACTTTCTTTATTCTGTAACTTCAGTTGCATAGTACTTTACTGATCTTTCCTATCAAACACATGGACTGACTTTACTCGTTGGACTATGGTAATCATAGTGTAGACAGATGTAACAGATTTGCTCAATTGTTCCTTTAGTAAATTGTGTTCAAATTGCTATTTTCAGGGCATTATTATTTGTTGTTAATTGTTCAACTATTTAATTTTATGAGACTATAAAGATCAGACATTTGaataatacaaaaataagaaTGACCAATCAAAATGAATTCTTGTTCAAGCAGCCGTTCTGCTTCATGCCCGTTGAGTCCGAAGGCTGCAGATGAACGCAGTGGCGTTGTAGAGCTGCAGATCTTGTACTGATGCAGGATTTCATGGAGTGCCTGAGAGTGAGCCTAacgatttactttttattttgttctgagatttatttgttttatagaggagagacagaaatgtcttccaccCCTTGGTTGCCTCCCCTGAACGACTGCAATGACTGAGGATGAGCAGAGCTGAGAAGcccttcaggatctcccatgcagctgcgTGGTCCCAAGGTTTGGCACTGTCTTGCACGCACTTTCtcagatcataagcagagagctggatgggcagtgcagCAGTCAGGGTGGAAATTTGATTTGAACGATTGTAAGAGATCATGGGGAATAGGAATTGGAAGCAATGGAAACAGCTTTTGCTCTTAAGAAACTTAAGAACGTAAGAAACAGAAGTAACAGCTTCAGTGGTAAGTAAACTTATATAGGAACTTCTTTTTCACTTAAATCTTCTTTATAAACTGGTGCAAGTCACCCAGTCAGTAAACAGGAACAACTGAAAATGCTTGAAAAAGAAACATGTTTGAAATTGAGTCCATGGAGAAGTTAGGAAGTGTCAGTAACTGCAGTTTCCAAGGGCTGAAATGCACAGGCAGCTATAAGGCAGGAGGGATATCTGTGTGCACAGTGAGTTCACTAAGAACTGTTAGAGCAATGCTGGTGCAAGGTAGagtgaaataaaagatgaaagcGTCTGCCTTATCCCAGTTACTGAGTCCACCAGTCACTTATGAAATATGCTCAagcattaaattatttttttctgtatgaggGGACACATActctttcctgtttattttttaaaatttatccatACTTATCTTTATAAGCAGAGCTGAACAAATAATTTACTTTGAAATTTGTTATAAACAAATGGGCAGTTACTAATTTTACATGGTACTTTGCATTCATCTTTGGCGGTAACAGAACAATTACTCTGTTGTCTAGTAGCTTCTTTCCTCACCTGAGGGGTATAATAATGATCACAAATTATGTACAGAGCAAATAAAATCCTTAATGATTTGCTGCAAGAATTCTCaaatttggggctggcacagcagcctgttggttaaatcctggccttgtatctgccaggatcccatgtggcactgattcatgtcccagctgctccacttcccatccagctccctgtctgtggcctgggaaagcagtagaagatgacacaaatccttgggactctacatccatgcaggagaccgcaagaaactcctggcttaggattggcccagctcaggccgttgtggacacttggggagtgaaccggggcttggatgatctttctgtttctcttttactcagtgaatctacctttccaataaaaattactaaatctTTGAATAATACTAACAATAATTCACAAATTTACCCCCAGCTTCTACCAAAGCCATTGAGACAGGAGGAAGTGTATAATAAAAGCTAAACCGTACGCGTTTCTGTTGTGGTGAAGTGAGTAGAGAATATCCAGAGTCAAGAGAGAAGAGGGCAGAAGGTTGAAGTCAGCTAGCAGCAAACAAGCAGCTAGCAGTCTCCAAGGGATACAAATTATAAAAAGATGGGGCAGCAGGCTCAGGCAGCTGGCATACAAGAAAGCAACACAGAATTGCAAGTTTCTCAAGAGTCAAAGTGAGGCTCTCTGCAAGCAGAGGCAACAAACACACTCATATTCTCACATTTCCAAAAGCCAATTCTCTCACCTGAAAGTTTTCTTTGATCCTTGCAGGATTAAAGCTTTTAGGAATGACAACCACCCCTCGCTGGATGTTGAAACGCAGAGCAATTTGGGCTGCCGTCTTCTTGTACTTTTTCCCTAGTGAGTTTAGCAGTGCATCCTCCAACAAAGGTGGGGAAGACGTGTTCACCCTTTTTAGAAAGCAAGAATGCACCATGTTTAGCCAGACTGATGACAACCAAATCCTCTCCTCTGTCTCGCCCTTCAACTGGGGATGTCCCAGGACATTTTGGGGTCGCCTGTGATCAAGCTCTCTGAGTGCACAGAAGCCCTTCAATGAAGAGCTGCTCCTTGTAGGAGAGGATCCAAGCAGCAAGTTCCCAGAGCTGCCTGCTGAGCCTACAGAGAGTCTAAGAGAAGGCACACGGAAAAAGGCTCCAGAAGGACTCAAGTGCAAGGAGAGCCACAGCTTCTGAAATTATCTTAGCGTGGGTAGTCTGTATTTTGTGGAATACATCCAAGTGGTAGTGTCAACACTGGATACAgagagcaaaataaataaatacaataaagcaAGTAATTCCAATATTTCAGAATGTGACTATAAAAACTCTACTGGGACCCAGACAATGGttcgatggctaaatcctcaacttgtaagtgccaggctcccatatgggcaccaatttgtgtcctggatgcaccacttgccatccaacaccctgcttatagcttgagaaagcagtagaagatggcccagagccatgggacctctgtgggaggcccagggtaagctcctgacttaggatggctctgctctggctctggtggccatttgggggatggaaaatctttctgtctctccttctttccataaatatgatctgcctttccaattaaaataagtctttttttcttaaaaaaaagttttactaaaTAACAATTGGGTAAATATTTATTGGAACTTTCCTATGTACTAGGCACTGATAGATGATTTCATAGCTTAAGAAATTCCTACAACAATTCATAGAGATGGATGTATTAGGTCTAATACATGTTAGTACATAATGAATTTAAGCAGTTACTTTCTAACACCATGAAACCTAGATTTTTAATTGTGTGAATTTTCAGAGGCTATAAACTTTTTCCAACTTACCAAAAGAGGTACATTTACTGGTCATTTTAAGTGTTTAAAACTACTATTTTAGGACAATCGGCATAATGGATTAGATCCCACAGCCAACTAGGGTCATTTCAGTAACATAAATGGTACTAGTTTTGTTTCGTATATTTAAGGAAATACTGTGCGAGAGACGTGTAGCATAACTTACCACGTTGGATTCCTAGCAGTCCCCAAGGGGCTATATGCAATAATAACAATGTCATGTTGTTGACAAAATTTCAGGAGTTTTGGCTGAGTGAAGTATGGATGGCACTCGACCTACATGGTTCcattggagagagaggaaggggcacAACATCAGATTCTAGTAATCAAATGTGTTttacataaagtttaaaaaaaatcttcaatacaATTTGACTTAATAATAACATATTCGCCCCATACCTTATATTACATTTTGGATCTAGGTCTTTCTCCTTAATAGTCTGCACATTTTTCTACCAAAACAACTCAGAAATATCTACTGTTATGTTTTTATATGTGTCTTATCATTTATTGAATCATTTCTTGAATTTTTCGACTCAAACAATGCCAAGATAAGCACACACTTAAGCCCATCTGGGCATCCTGAGActcttaaacaaaaaaatgaatctcTAAAAACAGAAGCTTGTGAACATTATTAAGACTGTGGATGTATGTCTCCACATTGGTTTACACTCAGACTAAATTAATTTGTACCCAAGTTCCAGAATAAGCTTTCTTCTATGAACTTCTTCAGTTACCCTCCAAGTGATCAGTTTTGAGAGTTACTTGTTTTGAGAACTTCTGTTCATTTCTCCTGTACTTTCTGTGGTTGAATGTTAATGCTTTTCCTCATCAACTTTTCCCCCTAATTTCTGTTATGTTTTTAACTCATAAGGATGTAAACTACAATCACTACTAAATTTCTaagaattttacttatttttctttgctatttcCAGATGTTTATATATTAAGATTTCAAAGTTGTTGTGGGttggggtggtagcctagtggctaatgtctttGCCTTGCGATCACAGGAatctcatataggtgctagtttatGTCTTGCCTGAACCACTTTCCATCAAGTTCCCTAATTTTGGCAGTgcgggatggtccaaagccttgggaccctgcacccacacggaggaagctcctggttcctggtttgaatggttcatctctggctcttgtggcctcttggggaaatAACCTGCATTTGGAAGAtcatcctttctctccttctatctgtaaatatgacattccaataaaaattaataaatctttaaaaaaataaaattgaagaataaaaaggtTGTCtctgtgattttccttttcttctttctagcCAATGCTTTGTTAAACTGAAGATGTTTTCTAGTATTTACAACTGAttttttctgtcctctttctTCCTGACCAAAGGAACATTAATTTTGAGTTTAATTTGAAGCAAAGATCTACATTTTTCCTACATATAATCACTTTCCTCATATTCACCAGAAACCATCTCTTTGCAATTAGCGTTGGTTACTTTAATTAAGCTTTCATTACACAGGGGCCATTTCTAAGGTGTTGGTTAATTTCCATTTACTTGTACATAGTTCCCTCTACTGGCTCCGCACTAATTGAAATATTCTATATGATGTCTCGATGTTTTGGAGGCATCatcttctttcattgttttttgcCTTCAAAAACGTTTTTAGGTGTTTTGGTATGCATTGCATGTTTTAAGACTTCTTCTTTGGTGACACAATTGAAACCGATCACAGGAGTGTGTGTGCTGGCCTGTGCCAGCGTTGTGCTGGGGCCGCTCCTCCACAGTGGAAGCTGTGAAGTTGTACCTGATTGCTGACCGGCTTGTGCTTGAGCCCCGGCTTGTTCAGGATGAGCTCCAGCTGCCTGCGGTTGAAGTTGGATACTCCAAGGGATTTCACCAAGCCAGCATCTTTGCAAGCTTCCAAAGCCTGTGGGTGACAACAGGTCAACAAAGGAGCCTCCCAAGCAGCAAGATTACGTGCCTAGTGTACAGCGTTTGGCACGGTGAcaaagcagccacttggggtacACCTTTCAAGTCAAGTGCAAAGTCAGTGAGGGTAATGCTTGCACAGCCGTGATTCATCAAAAGTAAGACCTTGTGCGCTTCAAAAGCATCCTGTGAAGGAAAAGGGGGCAGGGTGTGTGAGGCAGGATCTGATGACAGAATGAGTTTTGAAAATTCTGCGTATCATATCTTACCTTCCATTTTTGTAATAGATACTGATTTGGTAATAAAACTCATCCGTTTTTATAAATGTTTCAGTGTGTATGAAACACATATACTCTCCTATTTGAATGCAGAATACTTTGTCTCATCTTCTGTCTTATCTAAGTGTGTTTATAAATATACAATACAAGCAGATATGTTTATATACACATAAAACATTAATTCTGACTTTTACTGACTTCTAAGTAGGTGAAAAAGTATGCCAAACGTCGACCATTGTAATTCTGGGCTTACTGATGTTTTCCTGTATTTCAAGAAAAAACAGAGTCACATATTTATATAGTTATTGCAAGTGTGAATAATAActacatatttacttatttgagagacgcAGAAAAGAATCATGATGGGAGAATTCCcaccactggcttactccctagcTGCCTTTAAAAACCAGGACTAGTCAGAGGCCAGAAGCAAACCCAGGAACGCTATTCAGGATTCCTCTTCTGGggtaggaacccaattacttgagccactaCCACTGGCTCCTAAGATCTGCAGTGGTGGGAAACAAATTGGAAGCTAAAGCTGGCAGCtgtataaaatatatagtatataataaatatatataaaatatttgctttttttttgtaaaggcagatttacagaaggagaaacagagagaaagatctctcatttgctggttcactcctcagatgtacacagtggccaaagctgagccaatccaaagccagaaaccagcagcttcttccgggtctagatggctcagtggcttaatcctcaccttgcatgtgctgggatcccatttgggtgtcggttaatgactcagctgctccaattccctgcagctccttgcttgtggcctgggacagcagtagaggatggtccaagtctttgagcccctgcagttgcatgggagaccctgagggggaTGCTGACTCCCAACTTCAGGTtaacttagctctggctgttgcgcacatttggggagtgaattaatggatggaagatctttctctttgtgactcGCCTCTTAACTCGgcatttcaataaaattaaataaatttttaaaaacagacactCCACTCACCTCCCACGTGGCACATAAATTTGTCTTGTGATATAACCATTTGCCATTCTCATCTCTGGGATAGGCTTCATCACCAGGCTGTAAACAAGAACGTATGTAATTGATTTTATCTGCATCTGGGAATTAAAACAATGGAGTATGAGGTGCCACCTTTGATGCCTGAAAGCATCTTATGATGTTGGCATCCATAGTGCACTTTGGGCTACTC from Ochotona princeps isolate mOchPri1 chromosome 25, mOchPri1.hap1, whole genome shotgun sequence encodes:
- the LOC101531043 gene encoding aldo-keto reductase family 1 member D1, which produces MLLSAADHRLPLSDGNSIPIIGLGTFSEPQATYNGLCATSVKIAIDAGYRHIDGAYLYKNEHEVGEAIREKIAEGKVRREDVFYCGKLWATNLDPEMVRPALERTLKVLKLDYVNLYIIEIPMAFKPGDEAYPRDENGKWLYHKTNLCATWEALEACKDAGLVKSLGVSNFNRRQLELILNKPGLKHKPVSNQVECHPYFTQPKLLKFCQQHDIVIIAYSPLGTARNPTWVNTSSPPLLEDALLNSLGKKYKKTAAQIALRFNIQRGVVVIPKSFNPARIKENFQIFDFRLTEDEMKDIEALNKNVRYVEMLMWQDHPEYPFNDEY